The Anopheles coluzzii chromosome 2, AcolN3, whole genome shotgun sequence genome window below encodes:
- the LOC120951109 gene encoding uncharacterized protein LOC120951109: MEYITIDNDSIPESDLLKLHFVLKLWIAVNTELVDYLCWNHDQTRLIVNVPAMVEQWRTGDTTIFLLNRVEDFLLMLKINGFQQCATESLEETERAKLGTDCRVFCHHQFLGSNCDFFNQWLCWHEERENDFEQKVCCTLPKDFEWPVGEELEEFHNSWLEIIFEKMKIEMHLRNSICQQENVTVDIPPEYVDQVTMPAPHYGDDIAGNYGPVTREELQKFFGSRLPIYYDPTTKQENATDEAIIEKEENEPTSEDSKCYVLADAECQEHANQFADMRELYESIDFWADNDGTVIEYHEIQDIPDGSETLGLDIKHEEKADKDLATLATGEETMQMSHNMSQYLTDSMKCLLQPIDSD, translated from the exons ATGGAATATATCACAATTGATAACGATTCCATCCCGGAATCGGATTTACTGAAGCTGCACTTCGTGCTAAAGCTCTGGATCGCGGTAAACACCGAGCTGGTGGATTATCTGTGCTGGAATCACGATCAAACCCGGCTCATCGTCAACGTGCCCGCAATGGTGGAACAATGGCGGACGGGCGATACCACCATTTTCCTGCTCAATCGTGTTGAGGACTTTTTGCTGATGTTGAAAATTAATGGCTTCCAGCAGTGCGCCACCGAGTCGCTGGAAGAGACGGAGCGGGCCAAACTAGGGACAGACTGCCGGGTCTTTTGCCATCATCAGTTCCTGGGCAGCAACTGTGACTTCTTCAACCAGTGGCTTTGCTGGCACGAGGAGCGCGAGAATGATTTTGAGCAGAAGGTTTGCTGCACGCTGCCGAAAGATTTTGAGTGGCCAGTGGGCGAAGAACTGGAAGAGTTCCACAACAGTTGGCTAGAAATCATATTCGAGAAGATGAAGATCGAGATGCACCTGCGCAATAGCATTTGCCAGCAGGAAAATGTGACCGTCGATATACCGCCAGAGTATGTGGACCAGGTAACGATGCCGGCACCGCACTACGGTGACGATATTGCTGGTAACTATGGCCCGGTGACTAGGGAAGAGTTGCAGAAGTTCTTTGGCAGCAGGCTGCCTATCTATTACGATCCCACCACGAAACAAG AAAATGCAACTGATGAGGCGATtatagagaaagaagaaaatgaacCAACGTCGGAGGATAGCAAATGTTACGTGTTAGCAGATGCTGAGTGCCAGGAGCACGCCAACCAATTTGCCGATATGCGGGAACTGTACGAGAGCATCGATTTCTGGGCGGATAATGACGGCACGGTGATCGAGTACCATGAGATACAGGACATTCCGGACGGTTCCGAAACACTGGGGTTGGATATTAAGCATGAGGAGAAAGCTGATAAAGATCTAGCCACTCTTGCTACGGGTGAAGAGACGATGCAAATGTCGCACAATATGTCCCAGTATCTTACGGACAGCATGAAGTGTCTGCTTCAGCCGATAGATAGCGATTGA
- the LOC120951108 gene encoding protein odr-4 homolog gives MGRSVLCESFVEDYLRQLSRKAGVCMGLLVGQPSAGGKDYIVHASRITDEETADDSQKLNATVAAQHALDATRMLPGGMYVMGIFVIHPKNVFQEPTLLSSIKFILMSMKATFDANPLLMGTCEELEKGEKLVLHYSSGSKAHVCKTVSLAAENPTVLPCDWKFVERLTTWHKLNVYFETDEVYPLKQQADQEQYDTEANLTECAKKLKGQLMDAKILFDGAPKLGADTVEGVLTMKNQDKFLANVYLPTSAELTASEAKIEQFEGTLKFDGIVSSQIYIHSRCTFAEAERFIVTDIVRSLMSRIQIHCDSLVQTEDTPQDKITLNELPRRVYFPVRQGPGGFPVEFSDYLFPEESVETPLVRIKEILDVGVTARDLKCTVELVPAVKEDEQRPAGEEEVWRKTSTEDDFEGKLNLPVVGGLVAVIVLLIALLVYYFMK, from the exons ATGGGTCGTTCGGTGTTGTGCGAATCGTTCGTGGAGGATTATCTGCGCCAGCTCAGCCGTAAGGCCGGAGTCTGCATGGGACTGTTGGTCGGGCAACCGTCGGCCGGCGGAAAGGATTACATTGTCCACGCGAGCCGCATCACGGACGAAGAAACAGCGGACGATTCGCAAAAGCTAAACGCAACGGTGGCTGCGCAGCACGCTTTGGATGCAACCCGAATGCTGCCGGGCGGCATGTACGTGATGGGCATCTTTGTGATCCACCCGAAGAATGTGTTCCAGGAGCCGACCCTTCTGTCCTCGATCAAGTTCATCCTGATGAGCATGAAGGCAACGTTCGATGCGAACCCGCTGCTGATGGGCACGTGCGAGGAGCTAGAGAAGGGTGAGAAGCTGGTGCTGCACTATTCGTCCGGCAGCAAAGCGCACGTATGCAAAACCGTTTCCCTGGCGGCGGAAAATCCGACCGTCCTGCCGTGCGACTGGAAGTTTGTCGAGCGCCTAACGACCTGGCACAAGCTGAACGTGTACTTCGAGACGGACGAGGTGTACCCGTTGAAGCAACAGGCCGACCAGGAACAGTACGACACGGAGGCAAACTTGACGGAATGTGCCAAAAAGCTGAAAGGGCAGCTGATGGATGCGAAAATTCTGTTCGATGGAGCGCCGAAGCTGGGCGCCGACACCGTCGAGGGTGTGCTGACGATGAAAAATCAAGATAAATTTCTGGCAAACGTCTATCTGCCGACG TCTGCCGAACTTACCGCGAGCGAGGCAAAAATAGAACAGTTCGAGGGCACGCTGAAATTCGACGGCATCGTCAGCTCACAGATTTACATCCACTCGCGATGCACGTTCGCCGAAGCGGAACGTTTCATCGTCACCGACATCGTACGGTCGCTGATGTCGCGCATTCAAATCCACTGTGATTCGCTGGTGCAGACGGAGGACACGCCGCAGGACAAGATTACGCTGAACGAGCTGCCCCGCCGCGTGTACTTCCCGGTGCGCCAGGGCCCGGGCGGTTTTCCGGTAGAGTTCAGCGACTATCTATTCCCGGAGGAAAGCGTCGAAACGCCGCTGGTGCGGATAAAGGAAATACTGGATGTAGGTGTTACCGCGAGGGATCTCAAGTGTACTGTCGAGCTAGTGCCTGCCGTGAAAGAGGACGAACAACGCCCGGccggggaggaggaggtgtgGCGTAAAACCAGCACGGAAGATGATTTTGAAGGTAAGCTTAATCTGCCGGTCGTCGGAGGGCTGGTAGCGGTTATCGTTTTGCTGATCGCTTTGCTGGTGTACTATTTTATGAAGTAA
- the LOC120950285 gene encoding uncharacterized protein LOC120950285, whose protein sequence is MSYVRHTTVAAVCLPVLVIILWVPALESYSIPQQQTTPVFGSGSLLIRPLATPSDRGTIDGKHFTPRKLQSQPRSQLFIPEQSAVPATGETGFGAAGTSIELDGIDRSYRKVKKIVKHRRRYPAAPRRIKPGSAGWPHRKRRLNPHLFTPFTKWGPCDYYCHQKRERYCIAKRKCGNHIQTEERICPKNICVPLHIPPIPTVHIEDTKEEHHSALPLNQFTIVNFDGHVQKQLQQHGKKKKKKIIIQEDDELDDSDSDTDYVILKSPSKYPSFHRKEELLSQMIKGKPLLINLDDFDDKRILSPSLALAPHYDNGYETASHKFVKYPRHRQQQQQQYHLPRRQPSKLSDYFEDYYDHLYRDGTGFSNRKGEEYPETDDQEDWRPIVPLSNSSKHAGLQPMMMHRHEGDTFPHTTEKLAHDSNSTQRYQQQLLESFSTATTGVEEARTAKREVDDDSTDTSSSSSEQDEEQAGRMLKSGPALTQRRAREKAVFEMPRKVENPYTKWSKWTKCTAKCTTRRLKRCRIPSFCGNDVIREIAYCYTEGSFCEEWIGNQLYQNSRNIILPPPAAPPSTTTTTTTTTTTTTTTTPRPSRPRRPHPNGLSRSDTVSVPSTLSAQIFSNRRGLLQPEYLPQPLTCGLPMVRDKPKKNYLYNMLRIIGGKTSRRGQWPWQVAILNRFKEAFCGGTLVSSRWILTAAHCVRKRLFVRLGEHNLQQSDGTEIEFRVELSIKHPRYDKKTVDNDVALLKLPREVERSNFIGYSCLPERYQALPTGHTCTIIGWGKKRHNDDAGTDILHEAEVPIVPNERCRAVYHDYTITKNMFCAGHKRGRIDTCAGDSGGPLLCRDATKLNSPWTIYGITSFGDGCGKQNKFGIYTKVPNYVDWIWSVINCDGNCRT, encoded by the exons TCTTACAGTATTCCTCAGCAACAGACTACGCCGGTGTTCGGTAGCGGCAGCTTGCTGATACGACCTTTAGCCACGCCGTCCGATCGTGGTACGATCGATGGCAAACATTTCACACCCCGGAAGCTGCAGTCGCAACCACGCTCGCAACTGTTTATCCCCGAACAGTCGGCCGTACCGGCGACCGGCGAGACCGGATTCGGAGCGGCCGGAACGTCGATCGAGCTGGACGGAATCGATCGCAGCTACCGGAAGGTGAAGAAGATCGTTAAACACCGCCGGCGGTATCCGGCGGCGCCGCGACGAATCAAGCCCGGATCGGCCGGCTGGCCGCACCGGAAGCGTCGGCTGAATCCGCACCTCTTCACGCCGTTCACGAAATGGGGACCGTGCGACTACTACTGCCACCAGAAGCGGGAGCGGTACTGCATCGCCAAGCGCAAGTGTGGCAATCACATCCAGACGGAGGAGCGGATATGTCCCAAGAACAT TTGCGTCCCGCTGCACATTCCACCGATTCCGACCGTCCACATCGAGGACACCAAAGAGGAGCATCATTCGGCTCTGCCGCTGAACCAGTTTACGATCGTCAACTTTGACGGGCACGTGCAGaagcagctccagcagcatggtaagaagaagaagaagaagatcatcaTCCAGGAGGACGACGAGCTGGATGATTCCGACAGCGATACCGACTACGTCATACTGAAAAGTCCGTCCAAGTACCCGTCGTTCCACCGCAAGGAGGAGCTACTGTCGCAGATGATTAAGGGCAAACCGTTGCTGATCAATCTGGACGATTTCGACGATAAGCGCATTCTATCGCCCAGCCTGGCGCTGGCCCCACACTACGACAATGGGTACGAGACGGCTTCCCATAAGTTTGTGAAATATCCTCGCcaccgtcagcagcagcagcagcagtatcatCTGCCGCGAAGGCAACCGTCCAAGTTGAGCGATTACTTTGAGGATTACTACGACCATCTTTATCGGGATGGAACGGGATTCTCGAACCGCAAAGGGGAGGAGTACCCCGAAACGGACGACCAGGAAGATTGGCGTCCGATTGTCCCACTGtcgaacagcagcaaacacgCTGGATTGCAGCCGATGATGATGCACAGGCACGAAGGAGATACCTTTCCACACACGACGGAGAAGTTGGCGCACGATTCCAACAGTACGCAGCGCTATCAACAACAGCTGCTGGAGTCCTTCTCCACCGCGACTACGGGCGTGGAGGAGGCTCGTACGGCTAAGCGTGAAGTGGACGACGATTCAACCGATACGAGCAGTTCGTCCAGTGAGCAGGATGAGGAGCAGGCCGGAAGGATGCTAAAGTCCGGCCCGGCATTGACACAGCGGCGAGCACGCGAGAAAGCCGTCTTCGAGATGCCACGGAAGGTGGAGAACCCCTACACAAAGTGGAGCAAGTGGACCAAGTGTACGGCCAAGTGTACAACGCGAAGATTAAA aCGCTGCCGCATCCCGTCCTTCTGTGGGAACGATGTCATACGAGAGATTGCCTACTGCTACACCGAGGGCAGCTTCTGCGAGGAGTGGATCGGCAATCAGCTGTACCAGAACAGCCGCAACATCATACTGCCCCCACCGGCGGCACCACCTTcgaccacgaccaccaccaccacaacgaCGACCACAACCACGACGACAACGCCTCGGCCCAGCCGACCGCGAAGGCCACATCCGAATGGGTTGAGCCGAAGCGATACGGTCTCGGTGCCATCCACCCTGTCGGCCCAGATATTCTCCAACCGGCGGGGTCTGCTGCAGCCCGAGTACCTGCCCCAGCCGCTGACCTGCGGTTTGCCGATGGTGCGTGACAAGCCAAAGAAGAACTATCTCTACAACATGCTGCGTATAATCGGTGGAAAAACGAGCCGCCGGGGACAGTGGCCCTGGCAGGTGGCCATACTTAATCGGTTTAAG GAGGCTTTCTGCGGCGGAACGTTGGTCTCTTCGCGCTGGATTCTAACGGCTGCGCATTGCGTGCGCAAACGGCTGTTCGTGCGGCTCGGTGAGCACAATCTGCAGCAATCGGACGGCACGGAGATTGAGTTCCGCGTCGAGCTGAGCATTAAGCATCCACGGTACGATAAGAAAACGGTCGACAACGATGTGGCACTGCTGAAGCTGCCGCGGGAAGTGGAACGGTCCAACTTTATCGGTTACTCCTGTCTGCCGGAGCGATATCAGGCCCTGCCGACCGGGCACACCTGCACCATCATTGGGTGGGGCAAGAAGCGCCATAACGATGACGCCGGGACGGACATACTGCACGAGGCGGAGGTACCGATCGTACCGAACGAGCGGTGCCGGGCGGTGTATCACGACTATACGATCACGAAGAATATGTTCTGTGCCGGGCACAAGCGGGGCCGGATCGATACGTGCGCGGGCGATTCCGGGGGGCCGTTGCTGTGCCGCGATGCGACCAAGCTGAACAGCCCGTGGACGATCTATGGTATTACGAGCTTCGGGGATGGGTGTGGGAAGCAGAACAAGTTCGGTATCTACACCAAGGTGCCGAACTACGTCGATTGGATCTGGTCCGTAATTAACTGCGATGGCAACTGTCGAACGTGA